A stretch of Tenrec ecaudatus isolate mTenEca1 chromosome 2, mTenEca1.hap1, whole genome shotgun sequence DNA encodes these proteins:
- the LOC142439393 gene encoding protocadherin gamma-A6 isoform X23: MLRILSEAHLSPLHHPNEVPEEPVMAAPQRRRLRSSGLVLLFVLLELLWGARAGQMRYAIPEELDKGSFVGNVAKDLGLEPQELAERGVRLISRGKTQLFALNPRSGGLVTAGRIDREELCAQRARCLVNFNILVEDKMNLYPIEVEIMDINDNTPQFLKGELEVKVLENAPPSSRFPLMEVYDLDVGNNSLQSFKLSSNSHFSVDVQSDADGPKYPELVLEEALDREGAAVHHLVLTAMDGGDPVRSGVVRIQVTVLDVNDNAPVFTKPVYRVSVPENLPVGTPVLSVNATDQDEGIHAEVTYSFVKITQKISQIFCLNALTGQISTCGGLDYEDSSSYELDVEAQDRPGLRDRAKVVITTLDVNDNVPEVVVTSGSRTVAENAPPGTVIALFQVHDRDSGLNGVVTCSISRSVPFELEKSIDNYYRLVTNAVLDREQVSLYNITVTATDRGTPPLSMETSISLSVADTNDNPPTFSHTSYSVYIPENNPRGAAIFSVTALDPDSSENAQVTYSLAEDTIHEAPVSSYVSINSDTGVLYALRSFDYEQFQNLQLRVTARDSGDPPLNSNASLNLFILDQNDNVPEILYPSIPTDGSTGVELAPRSAEPGYLVTKVVAVDRDSGQNAWLSYRLLKASEPGLFAVGVHTGEVRTARAMLDRDVLKQSLVVAVQDHGQPPLSATVTLTVAVADSIPDDLADLSSRESPTNVDESGLTLYLVVAVAAVSCVFLAFVIMLLVLRLRRWHTKHLLRASGGGLSSLQASHSVGVDGVRAFLQTYSHEVSLTADSGKSHIIFPQPNYADTLISAESCGKSEPLSIQEDSAFCKEEDTFIQCWTKPTLNFYPTEMRILNKCAL; encoded by the exons ATGCTGAGAATCCTAAGTGAAGCGCACCTGTCTCCGTTGCATCATCCCAACGAAGTCCCGGAGGAGCCGGTCATGGCGGCTCCGCAGAGGCGCCGCCTGCGCAGCAGCGGGCTGGTCCTCCTCTTTGTGCTCCTGGAGTTGCTGTGGGGAGCCAGGGCCGGGCAGATGCGCTACGCCATTCCGGAGGAGCTGGACAAAGGCTCCTTCGTGGGAAACGTCGCCAAGGACCTGGGGCTGGAACCCCAAGAGCTGGCGGAGCGCGGAGTCCGCCTCATCTCCAGAGGTAAGACGCAGCTTTTTGCTCTGAACCCGCGGAGCGGCGGCCTGGTCACGGCGGGCAGGATCGACCGCGAGGAGCTCTGCGCTCAGCGCGCGCGGTGCCTGGTGAACTTTAACATCCTGGTTGAGGATAAAATGAATCTTTATCCTATAGAAGTGGAAATAATGGATATTAATGACAATACACCTCAATTCTTAAAGGGCGAATTAGAAGTGAAAGTTCTGGAAAACGCACCTCCATCCTCCCGTTTTCCGTTAATGGAAGTCTATGACCTGGATGTGGGAAATAACTCGCTCCAGAGCTTTAAGCTCAGCTCCAATAGTCACTTCTCAGTGGACGTGCAAAGCGATGCTGATGGGCCAAAGTACCCAGAGCTGGTGCTGGAGGAAGCCCTGGACCGGGAGGGAGCAGCCGTTCACCACCTGGTCCTAACTGCTATGGATGGCGGCGATCCTGTGCGCTCAGGTGTGGTGCGAATTCAGGTAACTGTTCTAGATGTGAATGATAATGCCCCGGTGTTTACCAAGCCTGTATACCGGGTCAGTGTTCCTGAAAATCTGCCAGTAGGGACGCCAGTGTTGTCTGTAAATGCCACTGATCAGGATGAAGGCATCCACGCGGAAGTAACGTACTCCTTTGTGAAGATAACTCAAAAGATCTCACAGATTTTCTGCTTGAATGCCTTGACTGGACAAATATCAACTTGTGGTGGTCTAGACTATGAGGACTCGAGCTCGTACGAACTGGATGTTGAAGCACAGGATAGGCCAGGCCTTCGAGACAGGGCGAAAGTCGTCATAACGACCTTGGATGTAAATGACAATGTGCCAGAAGTGGTTGTGACATCGGGAAGCAGGACAGTTGCTGAGAATGCACCCCCGGGAACAGTCATTGCTCTTTTTCAAGTACATGACCGAGATTCTGGACTAAATGGGGTGGTGACATGTTCCATCTCGAGAAGTGTGCCATTCGAGTTGGAAAAATCCATAGACAACTACTATCGCTTAGTAACCAACGCAGTCCTGGACCGAGAGCAGGTGTCCTTATACAACATCACTGTGACAGCCACTGACAGGGGAACGCCGCCCCTCTCCATGGAAACTTCCATCTCCCTAAGTGTGGCAGACACCAATGACAACCCACCCACCTTCTCCCACACGTCCTACTCAGTCTACATCCCTGAGAACAACCCTAGAGGAGCCGCCATCTTCTCAGTGACTGCCCTCGATCCCGACAGCAGTGAGAACGCCCAGGTTACTTACTCGTTAGCTGAGGACACCATACATGAGGCACCGGTGTCCTCCTATGTCTCCATTAACTCTGACACGGGTGTCTTGTATGCACTGCGATCCTTTGACTATGAGCAGTTTCAAAACCTGCAACTTAGAGTGACAGCACGTGACAGTGGCGATCCACCACTCAACAGCAATGCATCCCTGAATCTGTTCATTCTAGACCAGAATGACAATGTGCCCGAAATCCTATATCCCTCCATTCCCACGGATGGATCCACGGGTGTGGAGCTGGCTCCtcgatctgcagagcctggctaCCTAGTGACCAAGGTGGTGGCAGTGGACAGAGACTCAGGGCAGAATGCCTGGCTGTCCTACCGCCTGCTTAAGGCCAGCGAGCCAGGGCTCTTTGCGGTGGGCGTGCACACGGGCGAGGTGCGCACAGCACGGGCCATGCTGGATAGAGATGTGCTCAAGCAGAGCCTTGTAGTGGCCGTTCAGGACCATGGCCAGCCCCCTCTTTCAGCCACCGTCACCCtcactgtggctgtggctgaCAGCATCCCTGACGACTTGGCTGACCTGAGCAGTCGAGAGTCTCCCACCAACGTGGATGAGTCTGGCCTCACGCTGTACCTGGTGGTGGCTGTGGCTGCtgtctcctgtgtcttcctggccTTTGTTATCATGCTGCTGGTGCTCAGGCTACGGCGCTGGCACACAAAGCATCTGCTCCGGGCTTCAGGTGGTGGTTTGTCCAGCCTTCAAGCCTCACACTCTGTGGGCGTGGATGGGGTGCGCGCTTTCCTGCAGACCTATTCCCATGAGGTCTCCCTCACCGCAGACTCCGGAAAGAGCCACATTATCTTCCCTCAGCCCAACTATGCTGACACACTCATTAGTGCAGAGAGTTGTGGGAAAAGCGAGCCTCTTTCGATCCAGGAAGATTCAGCTTTTTGCAAAGAGGAGGATACTTTTATTCAG TGTTGGACCAAACCAACTCTGAATTTCTACCCAACTGAAATGCGCATCTTAAACAAATGTGCTCTCTGA